In Bacteroidota bacterium, the DNA window AAAGAACTAGAAGGAAGTTTTATCCAAATCTTTTTATTAAAAGATTCTTTTTGGTAGAAGAAAATAGATGGGTAAGTATAAAAGTATCTGCTTCAGGGATTAGGTTAATCGACAAAAAAGGATTAAAAACTGCATTAGAGGAAGCCAAAGAGAAAGGTTTTATTAAAAATTATTAAGAAAAAGAAAATTTGCCATGGCAAGAAAAGGAAACAGAGTTCAAGTAATTTTAGAATGTACCGAGCATAAAGAAAGTGGTATGCCCGGAACTTCAAGATATATCAGTACAAAAAATAAGAAAAACACTCCTGAAAGATTGGAAACGAAAAAATACAATCCAATTTTGAAGAAAGTTACTGTACATAAAGAAATTAAATAAAACAATAGATTATGGCTAAGAAAGTTGTTGCAACACTACAAACAGGAACTGGTAAAGATTTTGCACGAGTGATAAAAATGGTAAAATCAGAAAAATCCGGTGCCTACTTATTTAAAGAAAAAATTGTTCATAACGATAATGTGAAAACATTTTTTGCTGAAAAATAGATTTTAACTTTTCAGAAGTTTAGGAAACTGTTAACTCATTATCATTGCTTGCAGAAGCGAGCTTAACCGATATAAAATGAATAGAATTGAAAGCCATTTGGTTTTTTTGATTC includes these proteins:
- a CDS encoding 50S ribosomal protein L28, whose translation is MSRVCEITGKKVMVGNNVSHSNKRTRRKFYPNLFIKRFFLVEENRWVSIKVSASGIRLIDKKGLKTALEEAKEKGFIKNY
- the rpmG gene encoding 50S ribosomal protein L33, with amino-acid sequence MARKGNRVQVILECTEHKESGMPGTSRYISTKNKKNTPERLETKKYNPILKKVTVHKEIK
- a CDS encoding DUF4295 domain-containing protein, which encodes MAKKVVATLQTGTGKDFARVIKMVKSEKSGAYLFKEKIVHNDNVKTFFAEK